One window from the genome of Sardina pilchardus chromosome 12, fSarPil1.1, whole genome shotgun sequence encodes:
- the ppil4 gene encoding peptidyl-prolyl cis-trans isomerase-like 4 — protein sequence MAVLLETTLGDIVVDLYTDERPKTCLNFLKLCKIKFYNYCLFHNVQRDFIAQTGDPTGTGRGGESIFCKLYGDQARFFDSEKVPRIKHKKRGMVSMVNNGNDQHGSQFLITTGESVDYLDGVHTVFGEVTEGMEVLKKINEAFVDKDFVPYQDIRINHTVILEDPFDDPPNLPVPDRSPEPTKKQLDSGRIGADESIDDYEGKTTDEMDEILKEKEAKTQAILLEMVGDLPDADMKPPENVLFVCKLNPVTTDEDLEIIFSRFGAIASCEIIRDWKSGESLCYAFIEFEKEEDCEKAYFKMDNVLIDDRRIHVDFSQSVAKIKWKGKGGKYTKDDFKAYEQDNKTKLAIKDKAKPKQDSRYDLVLDEEEDEEGGSHQAFDKKQKDKKHHHLHLADDEDVRKMPKKPKESDESRRNKKSGRPHSRSRSRSRDRDRDSHHKHRDKHSDRHRDKHRHESSDKSHSRRHRSRSRSPRRPKEKERR from the exons ATGGCGGTCCTGCTTGAAACCACACTTGGAGATATTGTTGTTGATTTATACACTGATGAAAGACCGAAAA cgTGTCTGAATTTCTTGAAGTTATGCAAGATCAAATTCTACAACTACTGTCTATTCCACAATGTGCAG AGAGACTTCATCGCTCAAACTGGAGACCCAACTGGTACGGGTCGTGGAGGAGAGTCCATTTTCTG CAAACTCTATGGGGACCAGGCCCGCTTCTTTGACTCAGAGAAAGTCCCCAGGATCAAGCACAAAAAGAGGGGCATGGTGTCCATGGTGAACAACGGCAATGACCAACATGGCTCTCAG TTTCTCATTACAACAGGGGAGAGCGTGGATTATCTGGACGGGGTTCACACCGTGTTCGGGGAGGTGACCGAAGGCATGGAGGTCCTGAAGAAGATCAACGAGGCCTTTGTCGACAAAGACTTTGTTCCTTATCAGGACATCAG GATTAACCACACTGTGATCTTAGAGGATCCTTTTGATGATCCCCCCAACCTGCCTGTTCCCGATCGTTCTCCTGAGCCCACTAAAAAGCAGTTAGAC AGTGGTCGTATTGGAGCAGATGAGTCGATAGATGACTATGAGGGCAAGACCACTGACGAGATGGACGAAATTCTCAAGGAGAAAGAAGCCAAGACTCAGGCCATACTGCTGGAGATG GTGGGTGATTTGCCAGATGCAGATATGAAACCTCCAGAGAATGTGTTGTTCGTCTGCAAACTGAACCCTGTCACCACTGATGAAGACCTGGAGATCATCTTCTCTCGCTTCGGAGCCATAGCAAG CTGTGAGATCATCAGAGACTGGAAGTCAGGAGAGTCTCTGTGCTACGCCTTCATAGAATTTGAAAAG GAGGAGGACTGTGAAAAGGCATATTTCAAAATGGATAATGTGTTGATTGATGACAGACGGATACACGTGGACTTCAGCCAGTCAGTGGCCAAGATCAAGTGGAAGGGAAAAG GTGGAAAGTACACCAAGGATGACTTCAAAGCTTACGAACAGGACAACAAGACCAAGCTGGCCATCAAAGACAAAGCAAAGCCAAAGCAAGA CTCTCGGTATGACCTGGTgctggatgaagaggaggatgaggaaggcgGGAGCCATCAGGCATTTGACAAGAAGCAGAAAGATAAGAAGCATCACCACCTACACCTGGCTGATGATGAAGATGTCAGAAAGATGCCTAAGAAACCTAAG GAAAGCGACGAGAGTCGAAGGAACAAGAAATCGGGTCGTCCGCattcccgctcccgctcccgctccagggacagggacagggacagccACCACAAACACCGCGACAAGCACTCGGACCGGCACCGGGACAAGCACCGGCACGAGAGCAGCGACAAGAGCCACAGCCGCCGCCACCGCAGCCGCAGTCGCAGCCCCAGGAGGCCCAAGGAGAAGGAGCGCAGGTGA
- the amd1 gene encoding S-adenosylmethionine decarboxylase proenzyme, whose protein sequence is MEENGAHFFEGTEKLLEVWFSRQDETKGTGDLRTIPRFEWDKLLENVHCLIISVTKTDKQEAYILSESSMFVSKRRFILKTCGTTLLLQALVPLLELAREYCGFDAIENFFYSRKNFMKPSHQEFPHRNFQEEVDFLSQIFPNGAAYCMGRLNSDCWYLFTLDLPEFWENKHADQTLEVLMSDLDPAVMDQFYMKDGVSANDVTRMSGIRDLIPGSVIDATMFNPCGYSMNGMKTDGTYWTIHITPEPEFSYVSFETNLSQSSYEDLIRKVVDVFQPGKFVTTLFVNQSSKCRSVFSSAQKLEGYKRLDRQLAQFNDYNFVFNSYAKNRQQNQQS, encoded by the exons ATGGAAGAGAACGGTGCACACTTCTTCGAAGGGACCGAGAAGCTGTTGGAGGTGTGGTTCTCCCGGCAAGATGAGACCAAAGGAACTGGGGACCTCCGCACCATCCCAAG GTTTGAGTGGGACAAACTTCTGGAGAATGTGCATTGTTTGATCATTAGTGTGACAAAAACTGACAAGCAGGAAGCTTATATACTCAG tgAGAGTAGCATGTTTGTCTCCAAGAGACGTTTCATTTTGAAGACATGTGGTACCACCCTCTTACTTCAAGCGCTGGTGCCCCTGCTGGAGCTCGCCAGAGAGTACTGCGGCTTTGATGCCATCGAG AATTTCTTCTATTCTCGCAAGAACTTCATGAAGCCCAGCCATCAGGAGTTCCCTCACCGGAATTTCCAGGAAGAAGTGGATTTTCTGAGCCAGATTTTTCCAA ATGGAGCAGCCTACTGTATGGGTCGTTTGAATTCTGACTGCTG GTACCTTTTTACTCTGGATCTGCCAGAGTTCTGGGAGAACAAGCATGCGGATCAGACCCTGGAAGTTCTGATGAGTGATCTCGACCCAGCGGTGATGGACCAGTTCTACATGAAAGACGGTGTTTCTGCAAATGATGTCACTCGT ATGAGTGGAATTCGTGACCTGATCCCAGGTTCTGTGATTGATGCCACAATGTTCAATCCTTGTGGATATTCAATGAATGGAATGAAAACGGAT GGAACTTACTGGACGATCCACATCACTCCAGAGCCAGAGTTCTCTTACGTTAGCTTTGAAACCAACCTCTCCCAAAGTTCCTACGAGGATCTCATCCGCAAGGTTGTGGATGTCTTCCAGCCAGGGAAATTTGTGACTACGCTTTTTGTCAACCAG AGCTCCAAGTGTCGCAGTGTTTTCTCCTCCGCCCAGAAACTCGAGGGCTACAAGCGCCTGGATCGCCAGTTGGCCCAGTTCAACGATTACAATTTTGtttttaacagttacgccaagAACCGCCAGCAGAACCAGCAGAGCTGA